A single Wolbachia endosymbiont (group A) of Bibio marci DNA region contains:
- the putA gene encoding bifunctional proline dehydrogenase/L-glutamate gamma-semialdehyde dehydrogenase PutA: MITSIQEPNELRKRLQGFYRADEKSYVRRLIEKTELSADSKNRIYNIAKQVIEKIKGNKLDVIDSFMQQYSLSNDEGIALMCLAESLLRIPDDYTIDELIKDKIANQEWSKYLGHSSSLFVNASTWSLMIGSSILRDNEGDSKFYYAISKLLKNLGEPIIRKAVKQAMSMLGKHFVIGETIEKALENVKPNDNSKFLCSFDMLGEAAHTAEDAEEYFDSYMHSIKAIGESTEINDCFKSHGISIKLSALHPRYEFSQFDNIAEELRAKLLELCHEAKKYNISLCIDAEESERLEMSLVLFEQLRLDDSLSEWEGLGLAVQAYQKRALSVLDFVEDVAIRSNHKIMVRLVKGAYWDSEIKRTQELGLNDYSVFTRKSYTDVSYLACAQKLLSKPNSFYPCFGTHNAYTFASIMELADKNHPGFEFQRLHGMAKDLYDYAMSELATSISCRIYAPVGKRSDLLPYLVRRLLENGANSSFINQINDSNVKIEELVLDPSEKAKSLEYEPHPNIPLPQDILKEERKNSLGMDISDSITVSQLANDIKKFSEKKWQVGPIIDGQSLFDDAKFTEVVNPAHLEHVIGEVSNATSDQALNALEIAHSTFTEWQNVSAVERAKYLEKAADLLEERMKELIYILIIEAGKILSDAIAEVREAVDFLRYYAMIAKNELSDWKKLPGPTGEDNFIFFEGRGVFLCISPWNFPLAIFLGQVSAALAAGNAVLAKPAEQTPIIAYEAVKILHETGIPKNVLHLIPGDGGYLGKILVPDNRIAGVAFTGSTQTAQIINKMLANRDGPIVPFIAETGGLNAMIVDSSALLEQVTTDVLLSAFRSAGQRCSALRVLFIQEDIAEKQIRMICGAAQELKIGDPIQLSTDIGPIIDKASIDMLTQHTQKMSEDKDSNLLFKVPMDTNSHNSYFFPPYIYEIQKISQLKQEVFGPVLHIIRFNKSNLNEVINDINNTGYGLTFSLQSRIQSQIDTISKKISVGNVYINRNQIGAAVGIQPFGGRGLSGTGPKAGGPHYLQRFSTEKVVSVNTTAFGGNTTLMCLD; this comes from the coding sequence ATGATTACCTCTATACAAGAACCTAACGAATTGAGAAAGCGTTTACAAGGATTTTATCGTGCTGATGAGAAAAGTTATGTACGCCGCCTTATAGAAAAAACAGAGCTTTCGGCTGATTCAAAAAATAGAATTTATAATATAGCAAAACAAGTTATTGAAAAGATTAAAGGCAACAAATTAGATGTCATAGATTCTTTCATGCAGCAATACTCGCTTTCCAACGACGAAGGAATAGCGCTTATGTGTCTTGCTGAGTCACTACTTAGGATACCAGATGATTATACAATAGATGAGCTAATCAAAGATAAAATTGCCAATCAAGAATGGAGTAAATATTTAGGACATTCTTCTTCATTGTTCGTCAATGCTTCCACGTGGAGTTTAATGATAGGAAGTAGTATATTGAGAGATAATGAAGGCGATTCGAAGTTCTATTACGCAATTTCTAAATTACTTAAAAATTTAGGAGAGCCGATTATTCGCAAAGCAGTAAAACAAGCAATGTCTATGCTTGGTAAGCATTTTGTTATTGGAGAGACTATAGAGAAAGCACTGGAAAATGTAAAACCAAATGATAATAGCAAATTCTTATGCTCTTTTGATATGCTTGGCGAAGCTGCTCACACAGCTGAAGATGCAGAAGAGTATTTTGATTCATACATGCACTCAATAAAAGCTATAGGTGAATCCACTGAAATAAATGATTGTTTTAAATCGCATGGAATTTCAATCAAACTTTCTGCTTTACACCCACGTTATGAATTCAGCCAATTCGATAATATAGCTGAAGAGTTGAGAGCTAAACTGCTAGAGCTTTGTCATGAAGCAAAAAAGTACAATATTTCATTATGCATAGATGCAGAAGAATCAGAAAGACTTGAGATGTCATTAGTTTTATTCGAGCAATTGCGTCTTGATGACTCACTTTCTGAGTGGGAAGGGCTCGGCTTGGCTGTACAAGCATATCAAAAACGTGCTTTGTCTGTTCTTGACTTCGTGGAGGATGTTGCTATTCGGTCAAACCATAAAATTATGGTTAGGCTTGTAAAAGGTGCATATTGGGACTCAGAGATCAAGCGTACGCAAGAATTGGGATTAAATGATTACTCAGTATTTACAAGAAAAAGCTATACTGACGTATCTTACCTCGCGTGCGCACAGAAACTTTTGAGTAAACCAAACAGCTTTTACCCATGCTTTGGAACTCATAATGCCTATACTTTTGCTTCTATCATGGAACTTGCTGATAAAAACCACCCTGGATTTGAATTTCAACGCTTACATGGAATGGCAAAAGACTTATATGATTATGCAATGTCAGAACTTGCAACAAGCATCAGTTGCCGTATATATGCACCAGTTGGTAAACGTAGTGATTTATTACCATACCTTGTTAGACGTCTTCTTGAAAATGGAGCTAATAGTTCGTTTATCAATCAAATAAATGATTCTAACGTTAAAATTGAAGAGTTAGTTTTAGATCCGTCAGAAAAAGCTAAAAGCTTGGAGTATGAACCTCATCCAAATATTCCATTGCCACAAGATATTTTGAAAGAAGAAAGAAAAAATTCCTTAGGAATGGATATTAGTGATTCAATTACAGTTTCGCAACTTGCAAATGATATAAAAAAATTTAGTGAAAAGAAATGGCAAGTTGGACCAATAATTGACGGACAGTCACTTTTTGATGATGCCAAGTTTACTGAAGTGGTGAATCCTGCACATTTGGAGCATGTAATAGGAGAAGTGTCGAACGCAACAAGCGATCAAGCTTTAAACGCTCTTGAAATAGCACATAGTACTTTTACTGAATGGCAGAATGTTTCAGCAGTAGAGCGCGCTAAATACCTCGAAAAAGCTGCAGATTTGCTTGAGGAAAGGATGAAAGAGTTAATTTACATTCTGATTATAGAAGCAGGAAAAATCTTATCTGATGCAATAGCGGAAGTAAGGGAAGCAGTCGACTTTCTGCGTTATTATGCAATGATAGCAAAGAATGAACTGAGCGACTGGAAAAAATTGCCAGGTCCAACAGGTGAAGATAACTTCATCTTTTTTGAAGGCAGGGGAGTTTTCCTGTGTATATCACCATGGAATTTTCCACTTGCTATTTTTCTTGGGCAGGTTTCAGCTGCACTTGCAGCAGGTAATGCAGTGCTGGCAAAACCGGCAGAGCAAACGCCGATTATTGCCTACGAAGCTGTTAAGATACTACATGAAACTGGGATACCAAAGAATGTGTTACACCTCATTCCTGGGGATGGTGGATATTTAGGCAAAATATTAGTTCCAGATAATAGAATTGCCGGAGTAGCTTTTACTGGCTCAACGCAAACCGCTCAAATAATCAATAAAATGCTTGCAAATAGGGATGGTCCTATTGTGCCATTTATTGCTGAAACTGGCGGATTAAATGCTATGATTGTTGATAGCTCTGCTCTCTTAGAGCAAGTAACTACGGATGTTTTGCTTTCTGCGTTTCGCAGCGCTGGCCAACGCTGTTCTGCGCTTAGAGTGCTATTTATTCAAGAAGATATAGCAGAAAAACAGATAAGAATGATATGTGGTGCAGCGCAAGAACTAAAGATTGGTGACCCAATACAACTTAGTACTGATATTGGTCCAATAATTGATAAAGCATCTATCGATATGCTCACTCAACATACGCAAAAAATGTCAGAGGATAAAGATTCAAATCTGTTATTTAAAGTACCCATGGATACAAATTCTCATAATAGTTATTTCTTTCCTCCATATATTTATGAGATACAAAAAATTTCGCAATTAAAGCAAGAAGTATTTGGTCCTGTTTTACATATCATACGTTTTAATAAGTCAAATTTGAATGAAGTTATAAATGATATAAACAATACAGGATATGGGCTCACGTTTTCTTTGCAGAGTCGGATACAAAGTCAAATTGACACTATAAGTAAAAAAATATCAGTTGGAAATGTCTACATCAACCGTAACCAGATAGGTGCAGCAGTTGGGATACAACCATTTGGTGGTAGAGGACTATCTGGCACTGGGCCAAAAGCTGGTGGTCCTCATTATTTACAGCGTTTTTCTACAGAAAAAGTTGTAAGTGTTAACACTACAGCATTCGGTGGTAACACTACACTTATGTGTTTGGATTAA
- a CDS encoding leucyl aminopeptidase, giving the protein MYSLQLFATEMPAMKITISKISPDFKTIVTGLFEDNETVNDGGVLQRKQIIDNIKQFSDFNGSFGEFFSTTLPEEKNVIVVGLGKKDEWNENKELNIGGKIYCELSRLKIKKAAILIEGSAANVAYGAFLRSFKFDKYKTKKDEKITEVEEITVLVKDEQLSNAERSFEHLRQEGESIFLARSFITEPPNILYPESYADHIKKELTKLGLEIEVLDKKQMEEKKMGALLGVAQGSSKEPKLVMIKWNGAAKEQKPIAFVGKGITFDTGGVSLKPSRGMESMKYDMAGSATVVGVMHALAGRKAKVNAIGVVALAENAVGGNAQRPSDVVTSMSGQTIEVLNTDAEGRLILADALWYTQDRFSPKFMIDLATLTGAIVVALGNNEYAGLFANNDELANRLIDAGNEVSEKLWRFPMNETYDKIIDSPIADVQNIAPAGSGGDSIMAAQFLQRFVNETCWAHLDIAGTAWHEKGTDICPRGAVGFGVRLLNKLVEKYYEDND; this is encoded by the coding sequence ATGTACAGTTTACAATTATTTGCAACGGAGATGCCAGCAATGAAAATAACAATTTCTAAAATTTCGCCCGATTTTAAAACAATAGTAACGGGTTTATTTGAGGACAACGAAACCGTAAATGATGGCGGAGTTTTGCAAAGAAAACAGATCATAGATAATATAAAGCAATTTAGCGATTTCAATGGAAGTTTTGGTGAATTTTTCTCTACTACTTTGCCAGAAGAAAAAAATGTCATAGTTGTTGGACTTGGTAAGAAGGATGAATGGAATGAAAATAAAGAATTAAATATTGGTGGTAAAATATATTGTGAGCTAAGCAGATTAAAAATTAAGAAAGCAGCGATTTTAATCGAAGGTAGTGCAGCAAATGTTGCATATGGTGCGTTTCTGCGTAGTTTTAAGTTTGATAAGTATAAAACTAAAAAGGATGAGAAAATTACAGAGGTAGAGGAAATTACCGTATTAGTAAAAGATGAGCAATTAAGTAATGCTGAAAGATCATTTGAGCACTTAAGGCAAGAAGGTGAGAGTATATTCCTTGCGCGCTCTTTTATAACAGAGCCTCCTAACATTCTATATCCAGAATCCTATGCTGATCATATAAAAAAAGAACTTACTAAGCTTGGCCTTGAAATCGAAGTGCTTGATAAAAAGCAGATGGAAGAGAAAAAAATGGGAGCCTTGCTTGGAGTCGCACAAGGAAGTAGTAAAGAACCAAAATTAGTAATGATAAAATGGAATGGGGCTGCTAAAGAACAAAAGCCAATAGCTTTTGTTGGTAAAGGTATAACGTTTGACACTGGTGGAGTATCACTCAAACCTTCACGTGGTATGGAGTCAATGAAATATGACATGGCAGGCTCTGCTACTGTGGTTGGGGTGATGCATGCTTTAGCAGGACGAAAAGCAAAAGTAAATGCAATCGGCGTGGTCGCACTTGCAGAAAATGCAGTGGGTGGTAATGCTCAAAGACCGAGTGATGTAGTAACTTCAATGTCTGGACAGACAATAGAAGTGTTGAACACCGATGCAGAAGGAAGGCTCATACTTGCAGATGCTTTATGGTATACGCAAGACAGATTCTCACCAAAATTTATGATTGATCTTGCAACTTTAACTGGTGCTATAGTGGTTGCACTTGGAAATAACGAATATGCTGGTCTTTTTGCAAATAATGATGAATTAGCAAACCGTCTGATTGATGCAGGAAATGAAGTAAGTGAGAAGTTATGGCGTTTTCCTATGAATGAAACTTATGACAAAATTATTGATTCACCGATTGCTGATGTTCAAAATATCGCTCCTGCAGGCTCTGGTGGAGATAGCATAATGGCTGCACAGTTTTTACAGCGTTTTGTGAATGAAACTTGCTGGGCACATTTAGATATCGCAGGCACTGCTTGGCACGAAAAAGGTACTGACATTTGTCCAAGAGGAGCAGTAGGTTTTGGTGTAAGGTTACTTAATAAGTTGGTTGAGAAGTACTATGAAGACAATGATTAA
- a CDS encoding protocatechuate 3,4-dioxygenase, which produces MNVKNILLAFLVQTVFSLPLFAADPVLLNCIETPEIYDLDARPKNFSSSNNLRRKPGSPNSATGELIHIVGRITDINCLPIQNAVVSIWHANSRGVNHYDKNIEDNQLDPNFAGSGRFVVNNLGYYNFITIAPGKIGDRAPHINFLVQHPDFPEFTTQMFFADHNCDNCADPVLGDFVSNGLASLLITPFTYSDQVIKTYTFNITLGGYNKFSNKR; this is translated from the coding sequence ATGAATGTGAAAAATATCTTATTAGCGTTTTTAGTACAAACGGTATTCAGTTTGCCGCTATTTGCAGCTGATCCTGTTTTGCTTAACTGCATTGAAACTCCAGAGATTTATGATCTTGATGCAAGGCCAAAAAATTTTAGCTCTTCAAACAATTTAAGAAGGAAACCTGGTTCTCCAAATAGTGCAACAGGAGAATTAATACACATAGTGGGTAGAATTACTGATATAAACTGTTTACCAATACAAAATGCTGTAGTTTCTATATGGCACGCAAATTCACGCGGCGTGAACCATTACGATAAGAATATAGAGGATAATCAACTCGATCCGAATTTTGCTGGATCAGGAAGGTTTGTAGTGAATAACCTTGGCTATTATAATTTTATTACGATAGCACCTGGCAAAATTGGTGATAGAGCTCCACATATCAACTTTCTAGTTCAACATCCAGATTTTCCAGAATTCACAACGCAAATGTTTTTTGCTGACCATAATTGCGATAATTGTGCTGATCCTGTTCTTGGAGATTTTGTTAGTAATGGGCTTGCAAGCCTTCTCATAACACCATTTACTTACAGTGATCAGGTCATAAAAACCTATACGTTTAACATTACCTTGGGCGGATATAATAAGTTCTCTAATAAAAGATAA
- the nuoG gene encoding NADH-quinone oxidoreductase subunit NuoG: MVKVTINSKECEVEHGLTIIQACEIVGVEIPRFCYHERLAIAGNCRMCLVEVEGGPPKPVASCAMPVAEGMVIHTDTPKVKKAREGVLEFLLINHPLDCPICDQGGECDLQDITMAYGKGNSRLDEHKRAVPKKHFGPLIETAMNRCIHCTRCVRFLSDVAGTNELGGIGRGENVEISTYIKRHISSELSGNIIDLCPVGALTSKPYSFTARPWELSHCETIDVLDAVGSSIRVDYRGLEVMRILPRLSEEVNEEWISDKTRFAYDGLKVQRLDRPYVKKDGKLAPVDWNEALTIAAKKLKNTKSNKIAAIAGDLADCESMLLLKEVMQKLGSGNIDCRQDGAKLIPSNRGSYVFNTTIEGIENADLCLLINTNPRIEAPIINVRLRKRYLQGNFPVASVGPNIEYLYHVEKLGDNPDILSEIANGNHKFCELLVAAQNPMLIIGQDALIRDDSESVLVLAGKIAEKFNMVRDDWNGFNVLHKAAARVGGLDIGFASKKGERDINQILEHAESGEIEVVYLLGADEIDTSKLENTFVIYQGHHGDKSAHVADVILPGAAYTEKYATYVNTEGRAQRTNLAVFPPGEAKEDWLIIKNLSQYLDLSLPYDSLFDVRKKLDTIGPQFRNADQVIKNKWIPISSGEISLSNTPFTLKECNFYMTDSISRASKIMADCTKAFYEHAS; the protein is encoded by the coding sequence GTGGTTAAAGTTACTATTAATTCTAAGGAATGTGAAGTAGAGCATGGGCTCACTATAATTCAAGCTTGTGAAATTGTGGGCGTTGAAATTCCACGTTTTTGTTATCATGAGCGTTTAGCAATTGCTGGTAACTGCAGAATGTGTTTGGTTGAAGTGGAGGGTGGACCTCCAAAACCAGTAGCCTCTTGTGCAATGCCAGTTGCAGAAGGGATGGTTATTCACACTGATACCCCTAAGGTTAAAAAAGCACGTGAAGGTGTGCTTGAGTTTTTGCTAATTAACCACCCGCTTGATTGCCCAATTTGCGATCAAGGTGGTGAATGCGATTTGCAAGATATCACGATGGCTTATGGGAAAGGAAACAGCAGACTTGATGAGCATAAGAGGGCTGTGCCAAAAAAACACTTCGGACCACTGATTGAGACTGCGATGAATCGATGCATTCATTGCACTCGGTGTGTTAGATTTTTGTCTGATGTTGCAGGTACAAATGAACTTGGAGGAATCGGAAGGGGAGAAAATGTAGAGATTAGCACTTACATAAAAAGGCATATTAGTTCTGAATTATCTGGAAATATCATAGATCTCTGCCCGGTAGGGGCTTTAACTTCAAAGCCTTACTCCTTTACAGCGCGTCCATGGGAGCTATCACATTGTGAGACTATAGATGTGCTAGATGCTGTGGGAAGTAGCATTAGAGTTGATTATCGTGGCCTGGAAGTTATGCGAATATTACCAAGACTGAGCGAAGAGGTAAATGAAGAATGGATATCAGATAAAACCCGCTTTGCCTATGATGGACTAAAAGTTCAGCGTCTCGATCGACCTTATGTAAAAAAAGATGGTAAATTAGCCCCAGTTGATTGGAATGAAGCATTGACTATTGCTGCAAAAAAATTAAAGAATACAAAATCAAATAAAATAGCTGCAATTGCAGGTGATTTAGCAGATTGTGAGTCTATGCTTCTACTCAAAGAAGTGATGCAGAAGCTCGGCTCGGGAAATATAGACTGCAGGCAAGATGGTGCAAAGCTTATACCAAGTAATCGTGGGTCATATGTGTTCAATACCACTATTGAAGGTATAGAAAATGCAGATTTATGTCTGCTTATAAATACAAATCCAAGGATAGAAGCACCGATCATTAACGTAAGATTGAGAAAGAGATATTTACAGGGCAACTTTCCTGTTGCAAGTGTTGGTCCTAACATTGAATATTTATATCATGTTGAGAAATTGGGCGATAATCCTGATATTTTGAGTGAAATAGCAAATGGAAATCATAAGTTCTGTGAGCTGCTGGTAGCTGCTCAAAACCCTATGCTGATTATCGGTCAAGATGCGTTGATAAGAGACGATTCTGAATCAGTTCTAGTTCTAGCTGGCAAAATTGCAGAAAAATTTAACATGGTCAGAGACGACTGGAATGGCTTTAATGTGCTGCATAAAGCTGCAGCAAGAGTTGGTGGGCTAGATATTGGGTTTGCTTCTAAAAAAGGCGAAAGGGATATTAATCAAATATTGGAACATGCAGAAAGTGGTGAAATAGAAGTGGTTTATCTTCTTGGTGCAGATGAAATTGATACATCAAAATTAGAAAATACATTTGTAATTTATCAAGGTCATCATGGTGATAAAAGTGCACATGTAGCAGATGTTATCTTGCCTGGTGCTGCATATACAGAAAAATATGCAACTTATGTAAACACTGAAGGTCGAGCGCAAAGAACAAATTTAGCTGTATTTCCTCCAGGTGAAGCAAAGGAGGATTGGTTAATTATTAAAAATCTCTCGCAATATTTGGATCTCTCCTTACCATATGATAGTTTATTTGACGTGAGAAAAAAATTAGATACTATCGGTCCACAGTTTAGAAATGCTGATCAAGTGATAAAAAATAAATGGATTCCAATCAGCAGCGGTGAAATAAGCTTAAGTAATACACCTTTTACTTTAAAGGAGTGTAATTTTTATATGACGGATTCAATAAGTCGCGCTTCAAAAATAATGGCGGATTGTACTAAGGCTTTCTATGAACACGCTAGTTAA
- the nuoH gene encoding NADH-quinone oxidoreductase subunit NuoH: MNTLVNILFVLVPLLLSVAYLVYFERKVIAAIQLRHGPSVVGPFGLLQPFADAIKLIIKEPIIPFRASTILFIMAPMLTFILALIAWAVIPFGAEVIVENGQQVVIPKVIANINVGVLYVLAISSLGVYGVIIAGWSSNSNYAFLGAIRSAAQMISYEVSIGLIVATVVITTGTLNLGEMVVAKHNMPFWVDLLLMPIGIIFFISLLAETNRHPFDLPEAEAELVSGYNVEYSSMPFALFFLGEYANMILASAMMTIFFLGGWYPPLELGLLYKIPGLIWFILKIVILLFIFIWIRATIPRYRYDQLMRLGWKVFLPISVLWVILISGVLLFTGNLPGSNV, from the coding sequence ATGAACACGCTAGTTAATATTTTATTTGTTTTAGTACCGCTACTACTTTCAGTTGCATACTTGGTATACTTTGAGCGTAAGGTTATTGCTGCAATTCAACTAAGGCACGGCCCAAGTGTAGTCGGGCCATTTGGGTTATTGCAGCCGTTCGCAGATGCTATCAAATTGATAATTAAAGAGCCGATAATACCATTTAGAGCGAGCACTATACTGTTCATTATGGCTCCAATGCTTACCTTTATTTTGGCATTAATTGCCTGGGCAGTTATACCGTTTGGTGCTGAAGTAATTGTAGAAAATGGCCAGCAAGTAGTTATTCCTAAGGTTATAGCAAATATTAATGTTGGAGTGCTTTATGTGCTAGCTATATCGTCGCTGGGAGTATACGGCGTAATTATTGCAGGCTGGTCAAGCAATTCTAATTATGCATTTCTTGGCGCTATACGGTCGGCTGCTCAGATGATTTCATATGAAGTTTCAATAGGCTTAATAGTTGCTACAGTCGTTATTACCACTGGAACATTAAATCTTGGAGAAATGGTAGTGGCAAAACATAATATGCCATTTTGGGTTGATTTACTACTAATGCCTATAGGAATAATATTTTTTATTTCTTTGCTTGCAGAAACTAATCGTCACCCATTTGATTTACCAGAAGCTGAAGCAGAGCTTGTCTCTGGATATAACGTTGAATATTCATCCATGCCTTTTGCCCTCTTTTTTCTTGGAGAATATGCAAATATGATTCTAGCAAGTGCTATGATGACGATATTCTTTCTAGGAGGGTGGTATCCTCCATTAGAACTTGGTTTGCTTTATAAAATTCCAGGTTTAATTTGGTTCATTTTGAAAATAGTTATACTTTTGTTTATATTTATTTGGATTAGAGCAACAATACCTCGTTACCGATATGATCAGCTAATGCGCCTTGGTTGGAAAGTGTTTTTACCAATATCGGTGCTTTGGGTGATACTCATTTCAGGGGTGTTGCTCTTTACTGGGAATTTGCCTGGATCCAATGTTTAA
- the hemB gene encoding porphobilinogen synthase, which yields MFNFPNTRLRRRRSSKWVRNLTSENSLSVNDLVLPLFVHDREETTEPISGLPGVKCYSIDGLVSIVKEAKDLGINAVAIFPVVGSKLKSENAEEAYNSDNLICKAICAVKLKVPEIGVIADVALDPYTIHGHDGILKDNQVDVENDETISVLCKQALALAKAGCDIVAPSDMMDGRIGRIRKSLDDNNFQDVLILSYAVKYCSSFYAPFRQVVGSCGLSHSIDKSGYQMDYKNAREAMCEIEMDINEGADFIMIKPGMPYLDIIKTASDKFNFPIFAYQVSGEYAMIKAAANNGWLDYDKVIYESLIGFKRAGASATFTYAALDIAKNLSAQAL from the coding sequence ATGTTTAATTTTCCAAACACACGGTTAAGGCGCAGGCGCTCGAGCAAATGGGTTCGCAATTTAACAAGTGAAAATAGTTTATCAGTAAATGATCTGGTTCTTCCTCTGTTTGTTCATGACAGAGAAGAAACAACTGAACCAATTTCTGGCTTACCAGGCGTAAAGTGTTATTCAATAGATGGATTAGTGTCCATAGTTAAGGAAGCTAAAGATTTAGGAATTAATGCTGTTGCAATTTTTCCTGTAGTTGGTAGTAAACTAAAATCTGAAAACGCTGAGGAAGCGTATAATTCTGACAATTTAATCTGCAAAGCAATTTGTGCTGTAAAATTAAAGGTACCGGAAATTGGTGTTATTGCAGATGTTGCACTGGATCCATACACTATTCATGGCCATGACGGCATTTTAAAAGATAATCAGGTGGATGTAGAAAACGATGAAACTATATCAGTACTGTGTAAGCAAGCACTTGCTTTAGCGAAGGCAGGATGTGATATAGTTGCTCCTTCTGACATGATGGATGGTAGAATAGGAAGAATCAGAAAATCATTAGATGATAACAACTTTCAAGACGTATTAATATTATCTTATGCGGTGAAATACTGCTCTAGCTTCTATGCTCCATTCAGGCAAGTCGTTGGTTCATGTGGGCTATCACATTCTATAGACAAAAGTGGTTATCAAATGGATTATAAAAATGCGCGCGAAGCAATGTGCGAAATTGAAATGGATATAAATGAAGGTGCAGATTTTATTATGATTAAACCAGGTATGCCATATTTAGATATTATCAAAACAGCAAGTGATAAGTTTAATTTTCCGATTTTTGCTTACCAAGTAAGCGGTGAGTACGCAATGATAAAAGCTGCTGCAAATAATGGCTGGCTAGATTATGACAAGGTGATTTATGAGTCTTTGATTGGTTTTAAACGTGCGGGTGCAAGTGCAACATTCACTTACGCTGCACTTGATATTGCAAAAAATTTAAGTGCACAAGCCCTATAA